Sequence from the Verrucomicrobiota bacterium genome:
TGGCGAACGTTGAACCGATTCGTTTTTCCGAAAACGAATCCCGGCACGGAAATCAAACCCAATGCGCCCATCACCATGCCAGACGCCCCCAAACCTTCGTATGGTTTCAAATGAATCAGGAGTCCGGCGATATTTCCCGCGGCGCCGGCGAGCCAGGCCGCCAGCAGTCCGCACCCCGGCCCATATCGTCCGAAAGCGAGGCCGAAAAGCAAACAGCCGGTGGTGACATTGGAAAGGAGGTGAACGAGATCGCCGTGCAAAAACTGCGCGGTGAAAATTCGCCACCATTCGCCGGCGGAAAACGCGGCGCTGTTCAGAACCCACGCAGAATGAAGCAGGGGAAATCTTGCCTGACTCCAGTCATAGATCACCGCGAGCAGCCCGCACCACACAACGCCGCCCCAGTGCAAGGTGAGATCGTAGCCCAGAACCTCCTTGCGCCAGCGCCAGCCGCGGTTTTCCAGCCGGTACTGGCGAATCGAATCGAGCGCGCGCTCATAGTCGCCCGGCGCAACCAGGAGCCACCATTCGCGATCCGACGCGCGCTCGATGCGGGTGGGAATATCCTGGCTCGCCAGAACCAGGCTCCAATCCATCGCTTGACGCTCCGAGCGGGCGGAGATGGAGGCGGACTCGGTTTCATTGCCAGTCGCTTGCACGCTCTAGTCCTGTGACATGGAATTATCGATACATGTGTTGCGCCGCATTTGGCATGGGACGAGGCGCGACGAAGGAGCATAGCCGTCAGCGCTCTGTGACTGAGGAGCAACGACGCCCCAGGCCAAACGTGGCGCAACCCTCCGGGCGGACGGCCTTTTTCGCGCTGACTTCGTTGCTCGCTCCTTACAGACCGCTGGCG
This genomic interval carries:
- a CDS encoding rhomboid family intramembrane serine protease, which translates into the protein MDWSLVLASQDIPTRIERASDREWWLLVAPGDYERALDSIRQYRLENRGWRWRKEVLGYDLTLHWGGVVWCGLLAVIYDWSQARFPLLHSAWVLNSAAFSAGEWWRIFTAQFLHGDLVHLLSNVTTGCLLFGLAFGRYGPGCGLLAAWLAGAAGNIAGLLIHLKPYEGLGASGMVMGALGLISVPGFVFGKTNRFNVRHWLKGLFAGLLLFVLLGLNPSSDVAAHVGGFGAGVGLGALLNLLPADGRRARRFQGGCWIVLAALLTAAIGASFSSR